The genomic window ggaattttacgtttttgttattatttatagattaattatttagcATTAGTGTAACAGTAAAGCTGTTTCGCGTGAATACTTAGTATGAATATTACTTATTTctgtatgaaaattaattactcttatgattaatttgtggtttgttttatatatttatttaatatactaagtTATATATCTGCTTAAATTATGTGAGTTTATATAGCCTTttcattaattagttatttataaagttagatacatatacttatttcaatacagtaggtattttattatttctatttctatattttttgctgttcttacattaaaaaaaacatatttatttctgtCTTCTTTATGTACCTAGAACAtacatgattattatattaccaACTAGGTAGTAGTTTTATGGTTTCTTAAAATCctgcactaaaataaaaatacctattctttttttgaaagtCAAATAGAAAGTATCGATACATAAAATGAACAAGATTACGCAAGTAAgtcgcaaataaaaaattatctataaaacaataataaataatatttaatagatataataatatagatgttAACTGTGCTATTAtcaatatacagggttattggtaattcgacgtatttcgtacgttaggaggtgataggggtgattatttgcgataattttaacccccatatgcataatgcaaaattgaaccatttttgagttataacgtttttttcaaaataagtcagaaatgcaacttcaaaaatttattttaaaaaaaagtatcaattaacatctatttttttcttctgatttataaaaacgaataaacactgggtatttttcaatattaaaacaataattatcggtccaaatttaaaaatgcgagacggaaaaagatattatttcaccttttttttggttttttttcctACAAAATTGccttgaaaacaaaaaaaatcgtcatgAAACTTGtcttgcaaaatattttaaaaacataactgttttatcagctctccaaaaatgtataacaaataggaacttatttcaaaacaaccgaaataaaatgaccacaaagaacgctggtggaaattcgtattcgaacaaaacttaaataaaacatattcaattattcatattctaaaaacttaaataaaatatattcaattattcatattctacgcgagcaaagccgcgggtaacagctagtactaGATATATGTCTAGATAGGTTAGTTTTTTATTCGGTTTACTAGTCGTCTTCGGTTTTGGACTTcacttccacttaccatcaaaaaaattaaattaaaacattgaaataagcTTTACAGCAGATtggaaaattatattctttaatcaAGAAAGTCTTGACATATAAATTTGGTTTGTCTGAGCTGTCTTCTTTGTCAATGTGAAATCAGTGATGACAAAAAGAGACCAGTGTTCAACGGAACATCTGCTAgacgtttataaattaatagatataataatatagatgttCACTGggctaatatatataagtatctaGATACTTTAAACCATAGCAAATACCAGTAGTTGTATGCCTATACCattggtattttttatgtaaatataatttgtgagTTTACTATCGTGTTTGGTTAACGTGCTATCCCGTAAATAATAgtgaacattttataatattaaataaagcaatataaATCTGGCTAAACTAAGGTCTGTGTCTGTCTTTCAGTTATAATGTtaacatatgtataatgtatactcATCTTGTCTGGTTTAAGATGTCTAATCCTAACGAACTACTAtcctagtataaatataatttataaatattaaaaatataacaaggtTAAGTAcctatacatatttttgtatgataattaAAGAGCCAATTATGCGATTTCTGTAATTTCCTGGCCTGCCTGAAATTAGCTAGGTTTTGAAACTTGTCATagtgtgtttaaaaaataaaatatttgtttgtgaaataatgtttaaaaaattaaatatttgcgaGCCATATATAATCGTAAATACTTAAAAAGGCTCTATTAAATCATGAGGTAAGGTCCCTCTTACAGTCCAACAATTCCTACTTACTGGACCAAATTGGAGAACATCAGCGAATTGTTACTAGAAACGAATAGATTATCCAATAAAGATCGACTATCTTACTATAAGAATTCCTTTATTATCTGAAGTTACAGAAACCTAAAACACaaagaaaatttacattatattgattaatgtaACTACTTTGTTCATTAATATGTAggtacaaacataaaaataaaaacttataagcgttaaaaaatataaaaataggtcATAATCTGATTTGACACAAACTGATATATATTTGCATCATCGTGCGTAGTGTGAACTTAATGTGATTTTATACGTCTTGATTTAAACATAAgcgatttatatgaaaaaaaaacactgtgtatttaaaacaataattaaaattctgtgGTATAGAAGTGTACAAAAACATAGGTTTTATTTGTACACTaggataaaataagaatatttcaatatttcggTTTACTAAAGATAAAAGACGAcacgataattaatattttaatttaattatatcgtcAGCGGAAATTATGTTAAAGCGCCAAAAGTAAGTAAACCTCAATTGACTCCTATGATATCGATAATAATTTAGGAAATAGGTATagtcgcaattttttttaaaagcgaaTACCACATCGAAACTTCGtacttctttaaaataaaatagtataatttattttcttttcccGGGATTATACAAGTAAATGCGAAGGCttagaaataaacaaagtgAAATAAACATAGAGTAAAATCAATAGTTAAAGAAGTAATCTTTGATAAAGTTGATTTATTCAGatgcaatgtatttttaacttaaacatttattggtataattatttagtCCTCTCAATAGAGAAAGTACGGAATAAACAAGAGAgctaatcaaaaataaaatcaggaAACCTTTAAGATGGCCGACGGTTGGGCAAGTCtacttttaaaagtaacaaatatttagtGTGATAATATCTTAACGAAGTATctctaatgaaattattatttaacatatttactaagtacatactttaataattaattattgaagtttgtacttaataaataatagtatgtgaaataataattgattagacaaaaatattaaatcgactataaacataaacacaaaaaaattaaggtaAAATTTTGTTACTTATTGACGTCATAGAAATGCAGCAATCGTAGTAACAATAAcggcacaaataaaaagtaatgatGAATGAATATTACACTTGGTCTTTTTGATACAAATAATAACCAAGACCGATCCCACGATCCGTtattcaattttcttttcaatCTTACCCTCGGCATCGCGTCTTATGCGTGGGGTTGAGCGGCGGGGGATCAAGGGTACGCGCGCATTCTCACGTGGAAATGTTGCTATTGTTATTacctacataaattataaacacaaaatttactatatttatacaatgttaaaaaaatacaaactttttttatatcatcattGCAATATAAGATTGTTAACATTTAGGccttaatacaattaaaatgaaaaatactgttattgcacttcatatatattataatttaaaacaaatatgtttaatgttaataaagtaataaatactataacatAAAGTATTTAACAGTGATCGAAATGATCTGAATAGTGAATACTTAAATGCTCACAGACTGTTCGCCAGACAATTATTTTCGTCCACAATTCTAAACTCGTCTACTTTCTTATTAAGCTTCTACGTGCAATGCAATGCAGCTAGAATTAGAATAAGCTATTTACGCaccacttaatattattttattttgttaacctgttacttatttttattatacatttaaatattttatataaatattcataaatacaattgtttattgttttattagaatatattttaattcaatagagatatttttttataacagatatTTTAGTTACTTTATACTTTCAAGGTTCCTCgaaggtaaaatataaaaaatatttgaacaaaatatataatcaaataatatattttcgttacgttctcctttttttttctaataataaggaatgttagataattaaattaaaaatgttttgaataatgttttttattataatgttaatattgattTCAGACTTGAAGTACATgttcaatttaacaaattagtcaaattaataacatatacaataaccaacacaataaatatatttgggtacataattaaatatttttatctctaaatatatgttctaaaaaaatatgtaaaatgaattataatataaatattaaataaaaaaatataaccaaagtGTTATGTAAGTTAAATATGACTTATCTCTTTGGCTGTATGCTTAAGGTGCGTGCATCTGTAGACAATATCGTATGAAAAAAACTAGTGTCATAATAACTTGCAGTCTTTGAATAATCTTAGTTATTGATTTTCGAAGAAAGTAACTTTTCCATAGTTATTTGAATCTACActgtaaaaaaagatttaaatcaTAATGTCTGCGAAACTCCATGAAGCTCAAGAGCATTGCAAGACAGCAGAAAAATTGTAAgtcgaataatatttattagtcatACTAAATTTACACCTTAGtattttgtgaatttaattattttaatacttcgttaacaaatattaagataaattaaattgagaaatacatgaatatttcgaataaatacatatatattttaaatttgataactGGCTTAAAATCcatgttttatattcaattattgacaaaaatgtgctatgtaaaattttgataatttatacacaataaaagatataaaaaaatagactaaTCAGAATGAAGTTTAGGTCAtcaacattttatgtttatatattctggtgcttattattgaaaaaaaacatatatgggTAGTAGTGTtagttaaaaaaacatgaatatctataaaatataattacctgtcatctaattattaattaatttcgaaaacTTTATTGTAGAAATTGTAATTAGAAGCATCAAACTACAGTAAGTTAGTTTGCTTCCtagtataagattttttatttatcaaatgacAAGTAAAAATGAAGTTTGTACTCAGTTTGTTGTCTCTTCTAATTCACTAAGCAATGAGATCATGatgatattatatagtttttattgtgaATAGTTATGAAAAAGTTCATTTTATGAAACTCATGTAGATTCAcactaataagtaaaaaataatatagtggCTATAAATACTTAAGAatttgtcatattaaaataaaacattatgacaaatatttattacaattttaacataaacttaatACCATGTAAATACACACTTTATAAAACATAGTGAAAACATGACAGGTGTTTCATTTATATGTGCAACTTTGTTTGAGATCATGTTGTgctgtaattgaaaatattgtgagAAAATTTGAATTCACATAGGGGTAACCATCTGAGATATTATTAAGCTCCATAACCGTAACTGAAacctataaaaaaagtatttattataattttgtttttgcaaaGTATTACACTTAAAGAGAGTAGCTAATTGTGTTTTAaagctatttgtttttttctgtcattatatctAAAACTCAAATTGATATCTTGTAATTTATtcctttaacaatttttaaataatcttatatacgtaactaaatctatataatttcTTATCCATAACTGTACCTGAaactggtaaaatatttttcatatatccaTATCCAGATctgaaattacatattataacccATCCTAAAGGCATTTGAGAGGTGTCagctacttttaattaaatatcaaaatagtacaataataatttattgagttgtttatataaaatgatgttaaaacataaatttacttaaattaatgtgataattttactttatttagttTGAAGACGTCTCTGCTGAAGTGGAAACCTGATTTTGATTCTGCAGCTGATGAGTACAGTCAGGCAGGTTAGTGTTTTAGGGACAACTAAAGATATTTATGAGAATATGTCTTGATATATTGGTTTaagttaatagtaaaaaatgaaaattgcaatatttatgattatagaATTAATAACTATATCATTTTACTATAAGTAGAGGTTCACAAGAAatccagattaaaaaaaaggtagatGTCTTTGAATAAGTAAATCTAttccttttgttttattatagccCAATGCTTTCGTATTGCCCGAGATTTGAAAAGCTCAAAAGAATGCTATTTAAAAGCTTCTGAATTATATAAGAAGAATCGCTCATTCTTCCATGCTGGTAAAGCAATTGAGAATGCTATTATAGTGAGCAAGGAGTTGACCATGCCTGAAGAGgtaaattagatttataatttctttacaaTTAAGTTTCAATCTATGATCAAGGTAATCACCATTTtcttttttagttatattcGCTTGGCTGTGAATCTAGCAGTCTTTATCAGCAACATGGATCTGGTGACTCTGGGGCAAATATTTTGGATAAAGTTGCTAAAATCATTGAAGAGAATTCACCTGACTTGGCAGTGAAACTGTATCAGCAAGCTGCTGATGTTTCTTcggtaaaagattttttttttataaaatagtaacacAATTGGCACAAATATGGGTATTTTTATCTATcaactttttatttgttgtagGCTGAAAGCAGTCAGCACCAGGGTTCGGAATATATCAGCAAGGCTTCAAGGATCTTAGTCAAACTCCAGAGgtctatataatcttattctattatattttgcaattaataGGCTGTTTGactgatatagatatatatatcatgatgatatatatatgtatatagatgatGCCCACGTAAACCCGGGAACTTATTTGAAAAGCCTTTTCGCAGAACTGTTTTGGGGAACAATTTACCTGTGTcgcaattatgtaaaattataaacgattaTAAATGCTTGGACCTATTCAGAGATTCGTTGCCAAAGTttcgtaaaaatgtaaaaaactatattataaataaataattatatgtaacaatttgatatgtttggtagattctgtttatttgtttaatttcataggatcatagaattgttgtttttatgtataactatcTCACACTTATTTTCGCATGCGGTATACACCTTAAAAGGTAATGCATTTAGCAATAAGAACTTTGTAACTtagcataattattactttaacagtgtaattaccactggtgaatcttaataaataaataaataaaataaaataaaaaatattttgcacatCATTATAGTACACACCATATAACTCAGTACTAAATGGTCCTGGTGTATGAACATCTAAACCAATTATCAGATCTCCATCACAATTGGTTTTTCTGCACAAACAGGACAAATTCTGCTAGGTTTTGCTggttaacatatatatacaatatctcAAAGCTTATGATGTACAATATTTGCtatataaacattgttattttatgcaAGTTTTCATTGatcatttattacttatatttcaaACAGGTATGATGAAGCTGTAGACAGCCTGCGTCATGAAATTGGTTTCCACCAAGAGTCTGGTAATATCAATGCAATCGGGAGGTTAACTGTTGCTATTGTTCTCGTCCAATTGGCAAGAGGTGATGCTGTTGCTGCTGAAAAAGCATATAAAGTGAGTGATTActtgtgtatgtattatatatttatatgtatttttacaaattactatTGAGTATtgcagtattttttaaataagtagtatttatatgaaataaattaataagcaatTTACAATAGGAATGGGGTAACAACTGTGAAGTTCCTGAGATACAAACACTTGAACAATTGTTGCAAGCCTATGATGAAGAAGATCGGGACTCTGCCAAGAAAGCACTCTCCTCACCTTTTATTCGCAGCATGGATGTGGAGTATGCTAGACTTGCAAGTACAATACCTCTTCCAGAAGGTTTGGAACCAGTTCCAAAAGCTAGTGTAAGAGAGAATGCAGCTCCATCATATGTAAGCCAAAATGCAGCATATATGGAGGTGAGTTTATATATATCCACAATTCTCCTTTATTCTGAGATGCTCTCCCTACAAGTCTTttctaaagaatatttatactgAGTGCGAGTAAGAGTTTTgtcaaattgttattataatatttattttaatgataaataatgtccagattattttgttttattttgtagctTTTGAATTTTGTGAAATGTAAACAGAAAGTtgtgtaaatataatgaaagtgtcatgttaattaataaactaaattgacTTTTATGTACTTTCAGCAGGATGATAATGACGAAGGAAAATCTCAAGACACCAGTTTTAATACATCTGCAATTGACAATACAGAAAGAAAACATGATGACGAAGATGAGTTGTGTTAAATATGCTTCAGATAATGAGTAGCTTGTTCTACTACTATTACTTCTCTCATCTTTTTGAAATTTCAACTTTGAGCATAGATATGTTAGTAAgctattatatcattaaaaagaaatataaagtaaaatagtaACAATGTATTAATCCATTTAGGTAATtgcgatataaatatatatactatattggAATGGCaaaatatctgaaaataaaacaaaccctTAAGATTTACACATTTCATGGAAATAACTCAGCGCTAAGCACTGTCAAAGTTCTTCATAAATATATCTACtacttatatcaattttaattttatttccaaagacAACAACATTGCTGAGATTTGCCATTTTCCATAATGATTtccatagattattttatatcttgacCAACAATATACAATGCCAAGacgaaattgttaatttatttacaatattttgccattggaataggcaatacatttttacaaaatatattgacgAAATTACTATGCTGTTTTTGCTTAAAGTCCGTCGTgtgtatatgtacatacagcAGTCcgtaatatgaatataatatatatcgatttgaatgtaattttgttGGAACGAAATGTAATTGTCATCTTGTTTCGTACATGAtaatatttcatgaaattctTATGATGCGAAATGAGTTATTGACTTAACTTAATAAACATATTGCTAAGCTAACAAATTATTGCACACTGATAGTCTTATGATTATTATAGTGTTAAATGAAAAGAGTTACATAAAGGTTAtcgtacttttatttttatgattgttatgaataaaatgttaaagctatattttttattgctgttataaattacatatgtatatttgaatatgttaGGAATCATAGTCATAATATTAACAGCATCCATAGCAGTAGTTTCCAGAGTTAAAGTAAGAAAATTGATATCATAACTTGAATActgatattgtataaatattacctaTCTAATATACACAcatgttaattaatatacacacttcatattccatatttaaattttatgaaattatttattttaataaatgaatgataacattttcgtaaatatttttgtttagatcataaataagtgttattaatcgaataaaaagcaatacctatgaataacatattagtaatattatatctcATACGTAAAAAGGTATAGAATGTATGTTACGAAATCGATGCATGTTCGACTGCACTGACCTTAAATGATCTCGAGTAGACTGAATCTGAAGACGTAGTGCGGACAGGATTACTAGGTAGATCGACGACCTTGGTGGGTTCGTGATTAATCATCATGGAATCCTTTGcacagcagtggacgtccttcggctgagattataatattatagattattaatgcaagttttaattaataaagtttggcttgcattttaagataaatatgtacgtcaataatattatattaggctAGTATGAGtattggatatttttaattctttttgacgaatcaattttaatgtttcttttagCATTGGGTTCAATATAGTTTCAAAGTGgttcaattttattgttactgaattataaatatacatatatatataccaatatcAGCAAGATTAGTAATTCCGctatttaagaattataattataaaattcctaTGTGAGTTTAAATAGTACTTCAATTTTTCCTTATCTAGCGTTGGTATACGCCATTTTTATGCGGGCTAACGTGAATTATGTATTTAGAAATACGCACTATAAATgtcaatttagtaaatatttaatagaaaagctGCTTCTGTTTTgagattgaaataaatgtatgttacaacaaaaaaacagttgttttaattaatttatttaatattattggtatatttatttattataaaagtctCTTATAAACgatgaaaacataatattacataatatttaaactttaatttcagatttaagaaaaaaactacttttaataatcaataataaaaaaaaaaaaattaagttttacgaaattataaaatctttagtacaacttattatgataaaatttttatGCATTACACTTTActatttgattttgttaatcatttattaaaatctaaacagtaaaaatattttttgcttcatCCACCTTTTTTCTTCATaagtaaaaaacataacatatataatcgAAGATTTTACAATTGTTGTAAAGTTTGTGATTTTGGAAAATACTATGAGATCTTAACATTCgataaaaatacttgaaataatttcaataatgaaaaaaagatGACTAACAAATCatgtatacattaatattttattgatgtaaaaaaattgcTTGTGATTTTAAAAcaccaataaaattaattgtgctgaataatttaaaactacattacaatattattaatagctacaatatatttgtatttatttcaaatatcaacACTGAATATGATTAAATTGTAACTCAGTAAAGTTTTAAAgaactatttcatttaaacacaataataaagtaattgtaTGCATAGACTAGACTGTTTTCAGTTCTCAATATATTGGTTTTCGAGTATTTATTGTGAGTTTGATACCAAGGTATCTGAAAAAACAAATTCTATAGATATcacatcatatttataaatatcatctaCAAGTCTTAGTAACTTActgatatattatacacaataagcaaatttattaataataaaaacttaatcaaAAGCAATTTGCTTTTATAGTAGTCTCAATATCAATTGTGATAATCTTGTTATGAAAACTGATAACATGGTTTAATTCAGTATGCCGCATttgactaataataaaaatgtatgaatgtttgacaatatattatgtttatcttggtttgctaaaaataattacagccTTAACGAAATTAAGATTAACGGAATGCAGCGGCCCACATTGAATAAAGACTTTGTAAAATCCCAAGAATCCCTTTAGTACTTTGCATGAAACAAATGTCTCCACCAAATTTTAAGGTCATGTAGTTGAAGCTGTACATGTAAAAGACAGTCAGTCagaatattacatttcaaataagtacacaataacatacaataaaaataataattaaaaaaactttcttttatgtataaatgttgtttaatcaGCTTAACAAAATAAAGCTTTATATTGTTCACTGTCACCCTAAACAAAAgtaagt from Vanessa tameamea isolate UH-Manoa-2023 chromosome Z, ilVanTame1 primary haplotype, whole genome shotgun sequence includes these protein-coding regions:
- the LOC113404026 gene encoding gamma-soluble NSF attachment protein-like — its product is MSAKLHEAQEHCKTAEKFLKTSLLKWKPDFDSAADEYSQAAQCFRIARDLKSSKECYLKASELYKKNRSFFHAGKAIENAIIVSKELTMPEELYSLGCESSSLYQQHGSGDSGANILDKVAKIIEENSPDLAVKLYQQAADVSSAESSQHQGSEYISKASRILVKLQRYDEAVDSLRHEIGFHQESGNINAIGRLTVAIVLVQLARGDAVAAEKAYKEWGNNCEVPEIQTLEQLLQAYDEEDRDSAKKALSSPFIRSMDVEYARLASTIPLPEGLEPVPKASVRENAAPSYVSQNAAYMEQDDNDEGKSQDTSFNTSAIDNTERKHDDEDELC